From the genome of Deinococcus misasensis DSM 22328:
AATGAAACTGCTCCAGTTTTTGGGAATGCCTCCGGGCAGCAGTTTCTTGTTGTACACGATGGCAACGGCTTCACCGAAAGCGGGAAAACCAAACAGTTTGCCGTTGTAGCTCATGGCGTCCAGAGCGCTCTCTGGGGTGTCGCTTTTGGTTTTGGCGTCCAGGTATTGGGCCACGGGTTCCAGCACTCCAGCCGTGGCGAGGGCTCCAACCCGGTCGTGGGGCAGCAGGCCGAGGAGGTCCGGTCCGGTGCCTGTGGGGGCACTTTGCTTCAGTTTGTTGTCGATCTCGTTGTAGGGAACGACCACCACATCGACGGTGACTCCAGCCCCTTCTTTGGTTTTGGCAAAGTCTCTGGCGGTCTGGGTGAGCCATTCCAGCTCTTTTCCATCGAGTCCAGTCCAGATGGTGAGTTTTTCGGCGTGGGCGGCACTGAGGGCGAGCAAGACGGTCATGCTGAAGAGGGTTTTCTTCATGGGACAACTCCTGTTTGGTTTTGAGAAAACGATTTCGCTTTTCTTTATGCGCTTTTCTCTGGATTTTGTCAAGGGCTTTCCCTTATTCCGCTTGCCGAAACCCCCGATTTAGGCCGATCCAGAGCGAAAACTAGGCTAGGATTTTTGTGACCCAGAGCAACCCAAGGCCATCTTCTTGACCTCGGGTTCAAACTCGGGTACATTGAGAGAAATCGGTTTCGCAAAGTTTGGGAAATCGATGCAAGAAGGCGAGGCATGCCTTCCTGTGCAAAACAAGGGGTCGCAGTTGCCCTGACCCCAAATTCTGGCCTCTGGGCGACGCACATCTGAGATTTCTGCCACTGGGCGAGGCATGCCTCGCCCCTACAGGCCATATCTGAGATTCCTGCCATTGGGCGCAGCACGCTGTGCCCCTACAAAGCCCTCAGCTCTCGGCCCTGTGCCCTCGGCAGGCAAAGCCTCCTCGCCGTGCTACAGTAAATCCTGTTCCCCATTCCCTCTGGCATCCTGCCAGTCCCAATTTTCAGGTGACCATGACCATCGTGACCATCAAAGACGTTGCCAGAGCCGCCGGAGTCAGTTCGGCCACCGTGTCCAAGGTGCTGACCGGAAACAGTCCCGAGTACCGGGTGTCCCGTGACACAGTAGAACGGGTTCGCAAAGCCGCTGAGGAACTGGGTTATGTGCCCAATGTCAGCGCACAGAACCTGCGCAGCAAACGCAGTGGAATGATCGGGGTGGTCCTCAACGAGTTTGATTCCTCGGGCCGGTCCATGCACCTGCGACTGAATTCACAGATGGACAGCATCCAGACCGTGCACCTGACTTTTGATGGTGCCCTGCTTTCAGGACTCACTGAAGCGGCACGCATCCACAACACCGCTTTTGTGGTGTATCCCGAGTCCACCCATCCCTCTGAGGACATCGCCCACCGTTTTCTGGATGGCCGGGTGGAAGGTCTGATTTTGCGCACCAACCCCACCATTCAGCACCCCCTTTTGACCAAACTGGATCCCAGACGCATCAAAATGATGGCGCTCTGGACGCAGGATGTCCCGCCAGGTGTGGGTTACGCTGACATCGACCATAAAGGTGGAGCAGCACTGGCCACCGAGCACCTGCTGTCTCTGGGACACCAGAAAATTGCCTTTTTCGGACCCGGTGAGAAAAGCCCGAACCAGCACTTCAGCATGCGCCATCAGGGGTATCAGAACGCCCTCAAAAAAGCAGGACTCACACCCGATGAACGTCTGCATACGGAAGATCCCCAGACCATCCTTTCCCTGTTTCAGAACGGCGAAGTGACCGGAGTGGTGGGAGCAACCGATTTGCAAACCATCTTGCTGCAC
Proteins encoded in this window:
- a CDS encoding LacI family DNA-binding transcriptional regulator, yielding MTIVTIKDVARAAGVSSATVSKVLTGNSPEYRVSRDTVERVRKAAEELGYVPNVSAQNLRSKRSGMIGVVLNEFDSSGRSMHLRLNSQMDSIQTVHLTFDGALLSGLTEAARIHNTAFVVYPESTHPSEDIAHRFLDGRVEGLILRTNPTIQHPLLTKLDPRRIKMMALWTQDVPPGVGYADIDHKGGAALATEHLLSLGHQKIAFFGPGEKSPNQHFSMRHQGYQNALKKAGLTPDERLHTEDPQTILSLFQNGEVTGVVGATDLQTILLHSDLVQAGIRVPEDLSLVGFDNILGSEFIAGGLTTVHHPTQEMAAAAMNGLMGLIRGETVSRCRTVVPTHMVIRNTTRALNP